GACACCGGACAGCCCGAATTATGCATTTTCGGTGAAATTCCCCTACAGATTCTGATGGAGTCGGTAATGCAAGCGAGCAAAACGCTGCTGGCGCTTGGGTCGGATGCATTACTTCCAGTGCTGCAGGACTTGCACCAGCAGCACTGGAAGATCATTCACATCCACGACGTGCAGCAGCACAAACCTCAGCAGGCTGGGCCATTCAGCGCGGGCCTGCTCTTGCTAGACAACAAGCTGCTGCGCAAGGCAGATGCCTTGCAGCAGCTTGGCGGACACCTTGATCTGGAGTGGGTGCTGCTGACCGAACGCCAGCAACTGGAGCATACAGCCGTGCGCAGCTTTATCAATGACAGCTGCTATGACTACCATTGTTTGCCAGTTGAGAGTGCCAGGTTGGCGGTCACGCTAGGACGGCTACATGGCAAGACCATGCTACGACGACATCTGCAGCAGGAGGAAATGCCGGAGGAGCAAAAAAAACTGATTGGCGAGCATGCCTGCATACGGCGTTTGCGTCAGGAAATCCGACATCTGGCGCGAGTGAATGTCACTGTCGTCATCACCGGGGAGTCCGGTTGCGGCAAGGAACTAGTGGCTCAGCTGTTACATCAGTGCTCCGACCGGGCCGATGGTCCTTTCCAGGCAGTCAACTGTGGAGGCCTGCCGGTCAACTTGGTGCAATCGGAATTGTTTGGTCACGAACGCGGTGCATTTACCGGTGCTTCATCCAGTCGTATCGGTCGCATTGAGGCTGCCCATAATGGCACCCTGTTTCTGGATGAAATCGGAGACATGGCCATTGAAGCACAGGTGAACCTGCTGCGCTTCCTGCAGGAAGGAACCATAGACCGGCTGGGCGACAATCGCAGCCGCAGCATCGACACCCGTGTATTGTCGGCAACCCACGTTGACCTGCCCACCGCTATCAGCAATGGTCGTTTCCGTCAGGACCTGTATTACCGCCTGTGCGTCTGCCAGCTACACCTACCGCCATTGCGCGAGCGGCGTTCTGATATTCCCCTACTGGCCAAGCACCTGCTATTCCAGAATGCCCAGCGTCTGGGTTTGCCACACAAACGGCTGTCGTACGAGGCAATGGCCATCATGTGGCAACATGACTGGCCCGGCAACATCCGAGAGATGTCCAACCGCATCAGCCAGGGGTTGGCCATGGCCAGCGGGCGGGTCATCCGGCCACAAGACATGGGGCTGGGCAGCAATATGATTACCCCGCTACATAATGGTCTGGAAGCTGTCCGGGACAAAGCCGAGCGTGAGGCGGTGGAAATGGCACTGGAGTTGCATGGCCATAACAATAGCAAGGCTGCGCGCATGCTGGGGATCTCGCGGGCTACCTTATATCGACTATTGAAGAAATATTCGATACAAATCATCGGCTAGCCGGGAAGTTGCAACAGCACGACGGAGCCCGCTTGGAACTGCATTGCCGAGTGATGGCTGATGTTTAGTGCTGCCCTATGCCGACCATCATGACTCGGCTTGGCATGATGAAACTGATCAACCCTGCCTGAGGCTGTAGCACCAGTTGGATATGCAGGCTGTTGTTGGTGACAACACCGTTACCTGTAATCTGGGAAAACTGCATCAACTGCCCCTGCC
The sequence above is drawn from the Aquitalea denitrificans genome and encodes:
- a CDS encoding sigma-54 dependent transcriptional regulator, whose translation is MQASKTLLALGSDALLPVLQDLHQQHWKIIHIHDVQQHKPQQAGPFSAGLLLLDNKLLRKADALQQLGGHLDLEWVLLTERQQLEHTAVRSFINDSCYDYHCLPVESARLAVTLGRLHGKTMLRRHLQQEEMPEEQKKLIGEHACIRRLRQEIRHLARVNVTVVITGESGCGKELVAQLLHQCSDRADGPFQAVNCGGLPVNLVQSELFGHERGAFTGASSSRIGRIEAAHNGTLFLDEIGDMAIEAQVNLLRFLQEGTIDRLGDNRSRSIDTRVLSATHVDLPTAISNGRFRQDLYYRLCVCQLHLPPLRERRSDIPLLAKHLLFQNAQRLGLPHKRLSYEAMAIMWQHDWPGNIREMSNRISQGLAMASGRVIRPQDMGLGSNMITPLHNGLEAVRDKAEREAVEMALELHGHNNSKAARMLGISRATLYRLLKKYSIQIIG